In Blastopirellula sp. J2-11, a single genomic region encodes these proteins:
- a CDS encoding SDR family oxidoreductase: MNLENKVAWITGAASGIGRATALLFARQGAKVALLDLDEAGLTTLADEITSLGGQPLPQVVNLRNPEQMESAAAEIIAQWEQLDIVIANGGVNGTWAPIEDLSLDEWNATQEINLRGAFLTLKYAIPHLKKQGGSVVITSSVNGTRIFSNAGATAYSCSKAAQVALAKMAALELAEQRIRVNVICPGAIETEINDSTLKRDLDDIREPVEFPEGKIPLTDGMPGTALQVADLMLFLASDSASHITGTEIWIDGAQSLLQG; this comes from the coding sequence ATGAATCTCGAAAACAAAGTTGCCTGGATCACTGGCGCCGCCTCTGGCATTGGCCGTGCGACTGCGCTGTTGTTTGCTCGACAGGGCGCCAAGGTCGCTTTGCTCGATTTGGACGAAGCGGGACTGACCACGCTCGCGGACGAGATCACGTCGCTCGGGGGGCAACCTTTGCCGCAAGTGGTTAACCTTCGCAATCCCGAACAAATGGAAAGCGCCGCGGCCGAGATCATCGCCCAGTGGGAACAACTTGACATTGTCATCGCCAACGGCGGCGTCAATGGAACCTGGGCGCCGATCGAAGATCTCTCGCTCGACGAATGGAACGCAACGCAAGAGATCAACCTCCGCGGCGCGTTCCTGACGCTCAAGTATGCGATTCCGCATTTAAAAAAACAGGGGGGAAGCGTCGTGATCACTTCCAGCGTCAACGGGACGCGCATCTTCAGCAACGCCGGCGCGACCGCCTATTCGTGCAGCAAAGCGGCGCAAGTGGCGCTGGCGAAAATGGCCGCGTTGGAATTGGCCGAACAGCGAATCCGCGTCAATGTCATCTGTCCAGGCGCGATCGAAACCGAGATCAATGACTCGACGCTTAAGCGCGATCTCGATGACATTCGCGAACCGGTCGAATTTCCCGAAGGAAAAATTCCGTTAACCGACGGCATGCCGGGAACCGCGCTGCAGGTGGCCGACCTGATGCTGTTTCTCGCTTCCGACTCGGCGAGTCATATCACCGGCACCGAAATTTGGATCGATGGCGCTCAGTCGCTGTTGCAAGGGTAA
- a CDS encoding ferritin-like domain-containing protein, which translates to MATHTLADAFWEELQDVLSAEMQMAKALPKMADKASDHALKQAFESHLQETETHITRVEEVFRSMGKSPKSKTCEAMAGLIKEGAGIMRLQADDEVMDALLIAAAQKVEHYEIATYGTLCTWAELLNYVDGLQLLKQNIEEEEAADDKLTQIALTVNQAAKMGK; encoded by the coding sequence ATGGCCACGCATACGCTTGCCGACGCTTTTTGGGAAGAATTGCAAGATGTGCTTAGCGCGGAGATGCAAATGGCCAAAGCGTTGCCGAAAATGGCGGACAAGGCTTCCGATCACGCATTGAAGCAAGCTTTTGAAAGTCATTTGCAAGAGACCGAAACGCATATCACGCGGGTCGAAGAAGTCTTTCGCTCCATGGGGAAATCGCCGAAGTCCAAAACTTGCGAAGCGATGGCCGGTTTGATCAAAGAAGGCGCCGGCATCATGCGCCTGCAAGCGGACGACGAAGTGATGGACGCGCTATTGATCGCGGCGGCCCAAAAAGTAGAGCACTACGAGATTGCGACCTACGGAACGCTTTGCACTTGGGCCGAGCTCTTGAATTATGTGGATGGCCTGCAATTATTGAAGCAGAACATCGAAGAGGAAGAAGCGGCCGATGACAAACTGACGCAAATCGCGCTGACCGTTAACCAGGCGGCGAAGATGGGAAAATAA
- a CDS encoding PLP-dependent aminotransferase family protein, which yields MRCYFPHGTIRLDLKKIHLPVNSWSHFGMVQRRSQRFQFDTLEIDRSVTQPLHRQLESQLRDAIRAGRLRPGEKLPSTRGLCRQLQIARNTVAAAYEQLLAEGFLEAEIGSGTRVSQQLPEKTAPSPGAKQAASRTSRRRLAQRAESIQRFADWAPRIITPPQPFRPHTPAIDHFPRDIWQRLADRRLRRLPRLTFMGVDPAGYAPLRSAIAAYLGASRGVACSAEQIVVTSGAQQGLELIARLLLDPGDSFWLEEPGYSPTWHAFTAHGAVGVPIPVDEQGIDVVAGEQLCPAARLAYVTPSVQWPGGMTMSLPRRLQLLDWAERNEAWIVEDDYVGEFRFAGRPQQALAAHDPHGSVIYLGTFSKVLFPGLRLGYLVVPEPLVRSFATSRWLADRHSPVFEQATLTDFIEEGHFARHLRRMRKLYAARQQAMFAALDAAFGSAIGYERHEAGLHVVVQTSDARQNRRLQRAAEEAGVEYHAVDQYSAVGKKTPGLILGFAAFDETQIAEAAQAWAERFFSS from the coding sequence ATGCGTTGCTACTTCCCACATGGTACGATTCGTTTGGATCTAAAGAAGATCCACTTGCCTGTTAATTCATGGAGCCACTTTGGCATGGTCCAGCGCCGTTCGCAACGCTTTCAGTTTGATACGCTTGAGATCGACCGTAGCGTGACCCAGCCGCTGCATCGCCAGCTGGAGTCACAACTGCGTGACGCGATCCGCGCTGGGCGATTGCGGCCCGGCGAGAAGCTCCCTTCGACGCGCGGACTCTGTCGTCAGTTGCAGATCGCGCGCAATACCGTCGCCGCCGCTTACGAGCAATTGCTGGCCGAAGGCTTTTTGGAAGCGGAGATCGGCTCTGGCACGCGCGTCTCTCAGCAACTGCCAGAGAAAACGGCTCCTTCCCCAGGCGCCAAACAAGCGGCCTCACGAACTTCGCGACGCCGCTTGGCCCAACGCGCCGAGAGCATCCAGCGGTTCGCCGACTGGGCTCCACGGATCATTACGCCGCCGCAACCATTTCGTCCGCATACGCCGGCGATCGATCATTTCCCCCGCGACATCTGGCAGCGGCTGGCCGATCGGCGGCTGCGCCGATTGCCGCGACTCACCTTCATGGGCGTCGATCCGGCCGGATATGCTCCGCTGCGCAGCGCCATCGCCGCTTATCTGGGCGCTTCGCGGGGGGTGGCTTGTTCGGCCGAACAAATCGTCGTCACCAGCGGCGCTCAACAAGGACTAGAGCTAATCGCTCGACTATTGCTTGATCCCGGCGATTCGTTTTGGCTTGAAGAACCAGGGTACAGTCCGACCTGGCACGCGTTTACTGCGCACGGGGCTGTTGGCGTGCCGATTCCTGTCGACGAGCAAGGGATCGATGTCGTCGCCGGCGAGCAACTTTGCCCCGCCGCGCGACTAGCTTATGTCACGCCGAGCGTGCAGTGGCCCGGCGGCATGACGATGAGTTTGCCCCGCCGGTTGCAATTGCTGGACTGGGCCGAGCGCAACGAAGCATGGATCGTTGAAGATGACTATGTGGGCGAATTTCGTTTCGCCGGTCGGCCGCAACAAGCGCTCGCGGCGCACGATCCGCATGGTTCGGTCATTTATCTAGGGACCTTCAGCAAAGTGCTCTTTCCCGGTCTGCGACTTGGCTATCTGGTCGTCCCAGAGCCGCTCGTCCGCTCGTTCGCCACCTCGCGTTGGCTGGCCGATCGTCATTCGCCGGTCTTCGAGCAAGCGACGCTGACGGACTTTATTGAAGAAGGACATTTTGCCCGGCATCTTCGCCGGATGCGCAAGCTCTACGCAGCACGGCAACAGGCGATGTTCGCCGCCTTGGATGCGGCGTTCGGGTCGGCGATTGGTTACGAGCGTCACGAAGCTGGTTTGCATGTCGTCGTGCAAACCAGCGATGCGCGACAAAATCGCCGCTTGCAACGCGCGGCCGAGGAGGCCGGCGTCGAATATCACGCCGTCGATCAATATTCGGCCGTCGGCAAAAAAACGCCAGGCCTGATTCTCGGCTTCGCGGCCTTTGACGAGACGCAAATTGCGGAAGCGGCGCAAGCCTGGGCGGAGCGCTTCTTCTCTTCGTAG
- a CDS encoding carboxymuconolactone decarboxylase family protein: MSERLDYFALSPEPFRHLMAIEKHLHKSTLGHVLMELVKLRVSQINGCAYCLNMHSTLLRKAGEPAHRIDLVAAWREAPCYSDRERAALAWAEAVTLLPQHQVTDELYDALAAQFDETEIVDLTAAIANINAWNRFAVPFKKTPEIEAAMSA; this comes from the coding sequence ATGTCGGAACGATTGGACTATTTCGCTTTGTCGCCGGAACCATTTCGTCACCTCATGGCGATCGAGAAGCATCTGCATAAGTCCACGCTGGGGCATGTGTTAATGGAATTGGTGAAGCTGCGGGTCTCGCAGATCAACGGTTGTGCTTATTGCTTAAACATGCACTCGACGTTGCTGCGTAAAGCAGGCGAACCAGCGCATCGGATTGATCTGGTCGCCGCCTGGCGCGAAGCGCCTTGCTATAGCGATCGCGAGCGCGCCGCGTTGGCCTGGGCCGAAGCGGTCACACTGCTGCCGCAGCATCAAGTTACAGACGAGCTGTATGACGCATTGGCGGCTCAGTTTGACGAGACCGAGATCGTTGATCTGACCGCGGCAATCGCCAATATCAACGCCTGGAACCGATTCGCCGTGCCTTTCAAAAAGACGCCGGAGATTGAAGCGGCGATGTCGGCGTAA
- a CDS encoding cupin domain-containing protein, which yields MKRLIMIAAALLTCTAAWRITAHDTAHGPNVKPVMVQDIVEKVDGVVTRATMAEVTWQGGDFSEPHRHPGPTFVYVLEGEIETQVDDGPILRLKAGDTLYEPSKALHRVTRNVHPDKPAKILALHLHPVDAKELVIPEPIQP from the coding sequence ATGAAACGTTTAATCATGATCGCCGCAGCACTGCTCACATGCACCGCGGCCTGGCGGATCACCGCGCACGATACGGCGCACGGGCCTAATGTCAAACCAGTGATGGTGCAGGATATCGTCGAAAAAGTAGACGGCGTCGTCACCCGAGCGACGATGGCCGAAGTCACCTGGCAAGGAGGCGATTTCTCCGAACCCCATCGGCATCCCGGCCCAACCTTCGTTTATGTGCTGGAAGGAGAGATCGAGACCCAAGTCGACGACGGTCCAATCTTACGTCTCAAAGCAGGCGATACGTTATACGAACCGTCCAAGGCCTTGCATCGAGTCACGCGGAACGTCCATCCTGACAAACCGGCGAAGATCTTGGCGCTGCATCTGCACCCTGTCGATGCGAAGGAGTTGGTGATCCCGGAGCCGATCCAACCCTAA